The following nucleotide sequence is from Solanum dulcamara chromosome 7, daSolDulc1.2, whole genome shotgun sequence.
TCTTAGGTCCATATTGACCTCATATGTTTATATGATCAAATGAAAGGAGGTTGAAATTGAGATGGAGACTTAGTGGAAGATTTTCAGTGGAAGTCTGAAAGAGTGACATACAAATTAGACCACTTATACCAAACTAAGCTTGAAttacattaattaaaaatttaatttcaagattacaaattaaaaCAGAATCCTAGATAAGACATTTTTCAACCCTATATCTGATATCTTGTTGATTGGAACTGGAGTTGTGAGTTAGCATCAATAGTAATGTCACCATGTTCATCCCAAGACTGTGAAGCAATCTCATATGGGTACGCTACAAACGATGATCCAAAATCCATGTGATCTTCATGATGACTTGATAAGGTAGGATTCCAGCAGTTCACTATATCTGTTGTGGTTGTAAATTTCTGGAAAGAGGCGGTGgttgttgaataaaacttttctTTAGACAAGGAATTGATGTTGTATACTTGGGACGAGGCGTCGACAGTAAAATGGGCAGTGGTAATGTCATGAATACTAGGCCTCCTCTTATCTTTGCCTCCTGAAAGCTGCCTCTGATAGTATTTCTGAGCATGACTAGCCACTTGAGTTGGTGTTCTTGAAATTACCATTTTCTTGGATATGTTCCTCCAATCCCCTTTTCCATACTTTTCAAGTCCCATCAAGAATCTCCTATACCAAATCAAAAATCTATTAACAACAAATTTAAGGGGGGAAAACAGAGGAAAAATAGATGTAGGATGCACCTGTGTTCTTCCTCTGTCCATGGTAcacctttctttctttcttgatCAGATGATTTGGACCCTCTTTTTCTAAATGTTTGTAATCCAGAatgatcaaccaattccaacgTAATCGAAGAGGCGAAATAACCAGGATTTGGTACCAATCCAGCTTCAATATCAGAAACATCTGCAACAAGTTCCTTGTATTGATTTATTACATCAACAACTGACTTTCCAGGGATGAGAGCTGCCACCTTGAACCACCTATCAGGAGTATTCTCATCGTATATTGCAATACCACTTTCAAACTGCTTGTTCTCTTCTTTAGTCCATTCTCTTGAATTTGGTAAAAAAGAAGTAGAAAATAAAGTTTCCATTTCCCACTACTACACAATAAGTGGAGCTAAGTATATATGTGTAGATCGATGATAAGATTTTTATGATTCCCCCAAAGGTAGTTATAGAATCATATACTGGGAATAAGAATACCCTTGTGttcttttttggtttttttaaCAAAATCTTGGATTAGAGAAAGACTCTACTTttcagaataaaaaaaaataaaaaattagcaAGTGAGAAGTGTATAATAGAGTAAAATGAGTTTTTAGAAAGCTGATGTATAGACAGTGGCAGCAGATTTGTGAATCGTGGTTTGtattatatgaaatgaaataaaagaaaaggagaCATGGAACGGGTCCACCAGTCGTAAGCTTAGATATGTGTATTACTACATGCTACACGTTTCTATTTACTCATAAATATCAGCGACGTTAGTGCATGAGATTTTAAAAGATACTCCTTTTACTTATTGCACTTAGATAtgttcattaaaaaataatatgattaacatgattttttaaaactgatttaaaaagaaaatgacaaCTGAATTAAAACTAAGTACCATTTTATGTTAGCATAAAGGACGTCCATAGATCATCCTcacttttttctttgtttatcCGGGTTCCAACTTCTTCCTTTACCTTATATAGAATAGGAGGAATTATCTCTTATTTAATCAGGGTGTATTTAAGGGATTCCAGGTTTGTGAGAACCCATGGTCTCCTTTTAAGATTATAGATAGTggtgttatatttttttaaaagatatttaGATATAGATGTGTGAGTACACTCGAAATATCATATAATGCGATGATAAAATTGGGTACATCTTTTTAAATTaggttaaaattttatattttatatttatcttattttttctttctaaaaaattgGGAAGCAACTCTCTAAGTGGTTATTGGTAGCACTTTTggcattttaattaatatataataattttttcctttaagatttcaaaattttcaagtctGTCACGTTggaaatttctaatttttttaagcatgatattttttttttgtataattaaaccaaatatgtatattaaaacTAGTATATAGGATGGATGATATAACATACAATCAATGTGTTCAACCAGTCTCAATACCTTTGACACGAAAcatagctctctctctctctctctctttatatatatatatatatatatacacacacacgaTAATAGCCTTATTGATAGAATTAAATATAGAAatagataaattaataaaagaaaaacaacctGAAAACCAGGCTTCTAAGAATACAAAAATAGACGAATTAATTACCTAATTAAAGAGAGTTGAAATAACCCCACAGAAAGATAAACAAAAACTAACTAGAAAATCACAAAAATGGACTTTCTTTCAAATAGATCAAGAAGAATCATCGAAGAAGACAGGCCAAGAGTAAGTTTTTCAGACAATAGAATTGGTAATAATATTATTTCTCGAATATTAGCAAGAAAACACTCTAACGAAGAACAAAATCAAggactaaatgaaataatagatGTAGACAAAGAGTTACAAATTTTTcaacaaaatcaattaaaattattaaattcaaaGACATTATACAACGTAAAATATTTCTCTAGAGATAATCAATTATACAGACATTGTCGAGAAGAGCAGATATCGGCAATAGGAGAACTTTTCAACACTAAATTTGGTAAACCCTGCATTCTTAAAGACAATAAAAAATCCTAGAATGATGTTAATGCATATGGGACTAATAGTCATAGGAATAAAAGGATTAACTAGAAAGAATTTAGGATCTAAAGTTCTAATAGTACTATATGATGATAGGTGGTCAAACCTAAAGAAATCTATAATAGGTTTAACAGAAGTAGATATGACTAATAATGGAGGGATATTTTATATTAGCCCAGATTTCTTAATAAAtctaaaagaatttgaaaaaaatattaaactagaAATTCAAACCAAAGGATACGAAGAAATGAATAATGGAAATAATTTATTGATGTGCGAAGGTTTTATAGGAAAAATGACTCTAAGTAGTAATACAAAGTTTAAACTTCAACTAAATGATGTAGTTGAGGTAATGGGAAACAAaggaataaaattaataaagccaataaaaataaatccaGAAGAGTATGCAGCACTAGAATGGAATCTAGAAAAACTTAGCAAACCAAAGGTATTTGCACTAGAAGCTTATTTAATGTATACTAATTCTAAAGGAGAAACAATTAGATTCACTGATTATACTTATACAAGTCAAAAAGAACTAGATGCTAATGAAACAGAAAGAACCATAGAGACGGAACAAGAAGCATTTATGAACATACAAATAATTCAAGAAGGCTATGAAGTAGATAACGCCATACAAGAAGCAAAAAggatatacaaataaaataattatatagtcTTTAAATGCAAAGGATGCAAAAGAGGAAAAATGAATATAACGGAGACCATAAACCATTTTAGAGCATGTAAAGACAGAAATGATAATTTAGCATATAGAACATAAGGTTTGGAATCTCTATATACAATTCCTGATAATGAAGAGAACGAATATATTTTATCTATAACTAGTCATGAAGAATTAATGGAAGCAACTACCTCTACTAGTGCTAGCCCTTTTCAAAAGACGACTTCGGCACAAATAGTTAGTTATAATACAGAAAATCTATCACGAAAAAGGGTATATAGATCTAATTCAGAcacagaaataaaataaaatataaaaccaGCAGGAAGAAAAATGCCAATAGAAAAACCCATTAGATTACAAAAGggagaaaacaaagaaaaaatactaaatatagcTACCATGATCCACAAATGTGGAATACATTTATTGATTTATGGAAAGGAATAGTAGTAGCAGACTATATAAAAACTTATAGTGAAACAGATGTAGAAACAATGTATAAATACCTAGAAACATTCCTAGGAGAATCATCTAAGGCAGTGTGGGAAGCATTCAAACAAAATTTTCCCCAAGAATTTCAAGGCTTAATAAACTACTTAGGACCAAACCCTTATACTTTCACAACAAAATACATGTTTTACTAATAGGAGAAGATCAAAATAGTGGTTTAGTAGCATTACAAAGAAACGCGGCAATAAAGTTAAGAAAAACTAAGCATTTCAAACTAGCTACATATAAACAACTTCCTTAAAGACTATTTTTACTATTGTACCATTAGTGGGAACACTTTTGATGAAGAATTAGGAAAaaacttatttattaaattaccAGGAGCTTTAGGATGAGAAATAGAAGATAGATGGTATAAAAGAGAAGCGGTAGTTCAGAACCCCATAGCCCTATGGTCTATAGGACAAAAAATACAACATGTAATGGAAGTATTACAAGAAAAATGTACCAACATATAGATACAAAAATagctaaaacaaaataaaataaatttctgTAAAACCATGATATATACAACACAAAGCTATGATAAGAACCACGTAAACCAAAGAAATATAAAAGACGATCCACTTACAATCAGAGACCATTTAACCGTAAAAAATACTACTTACGTATATCTTCAGCTAAAAAGCCATGCTTAAATAAAAACAAACATGTTAGAAAATATAGAAATGATAGAAATTATAAGAATAAATTagaatgttatacttgtggaAGTATAGAACACTTAGCAAATATATGtcccaaaaaaaataacagTAGAACTAGAAACTCTCCATTGATAGAAGACTTTCAAGAAACCCTATTAAATGTGGATGAATACATGTCAGACACTGAAAGTATATATTCTATTATGAGTATCGAAGTAGATGACAGAACCCAATTGGAGTCATCTGATTTAGAATAAGATAATTTAATAAATGAAATAGGattagaaataaatgaattaaaccTATAAAATTTACAAGGCAGTACTATGATGAATACTATCCAATAATGTAATCATGACTTTGAAAGACAAAAAGGAATAGATAGTAATCAACGTAGTATATGTAAATGGTACCTTAGTCAAACAAATAAAGTTAAATGTCAAAAATGTTATATGAAAGCTTGTATTAGTTATATAGAAGATAagctaaaaattaaaataaataaacaacaaGAACATACACAAATAAGAGACCAAGATACTAATCTAAGATTAATAACAATAGAAACAAGAATAAATGAATTAGAACAAAGACCAGTGGGCGCCATAACCTTATATATTTGACTTGACAGGATATGTGTCCAAAATCCTATTGGCTCAGTGtgatattttattgtatattctAATGCGTTTTTTGTAATTTACGTCTTCTTCATTCATGATAGTGAAATTTATTCTAGTCTTTAAATTATTCCTTTTAAGTCACTTATATCAAGAGTTATTACTTCTACTTgttctattatttttgttagtacttagtatttttaatttctaatttcttggatttttcaattattattttaattaacttttctatttcaatttttgtAGGTATTTTCTCTAAATTAAACTTTGAGTTTAgatattgaatatttttatctatttcaatttcttgcgattttaagaaattaaaattttgttccGGTCTATCTAAAATCACTGATGACCAAGAAAACACCATTCAAGGTGATCAAAACATAGCTATTGCTGCCAGTGAATACTTTGAGAAGATATTTACTGGAAAAGAGGATttgatcaatgaagatatcctaaAATGCATACCCAATACCATCACAGCTCAGCAAAACCAAATTCTTAATGCTATGCCTACCAAGGAGGAGTTGAAAGCTGTTGTATTTTCTCTCAGTGATGTGTCTGCTGCAGGTCTTGATGGATTTAAAGGCAAATTCTTCCATACTTGTTGGGATATTATTAGTGAAGATTTGTTAAACTTAGTAAAGTACTTTTGTTGTGGacattctattcccaagttcatcacacatgcttgtttggttctactcccaaaagtagccCATCCTAATAAACTttcagatttcaggcctatatcactcagcaacttcaccaataaagtgaTTTCTAAATTCCTTTACCTCAGACTAGCCCTAATTCTCCCTCAGAtaatctctgaaaatcagtcTGGGTTTGTACAGGGAAGAAGCATTTCTGAACATATTATGTTAGCACAAGAGATCATTCATGGCATCAAAAAACCAAAGATTGGAGACAATGTTGTTATCAaactagacatggccaaagcctatgacagggtgtcttggtcatttatatgtctagttatgagaagaatgggttttggagatgtatttattgacatggtttggaggttAATGGCTAATTACTAGtactcagttattgtgaatggaggtaggcatggtttctttcattctataagaggcctcaaacagggagatctTTTGTctccagccctatttattttaggtgctgaggtgcTGTCAAGACTACTCAACaaccttcatcaacactatttgtacaCAGGCTTTCACATGGAGAAGAAGGGTCCTTCAATTAATCAcctgagctttgctgatgatgtaATTATTTTCACTTCAACCTCTAACTTTTCcctcaagctgatcatgaagactaTGCAGCTATATGAACACATATCAGGACAGCttattaacaaagaaaagaatcaatgtatgatccctctgaatactGATCCAGCTATTATTGAAAGGGTAACTTCTATCActggtttcaaatcaactcatggccctattacctATTTAGGATGTCCCTTATATATTGGGGGTCAAAGAATCAtttactttactagtatggtcTCCAAAGTGATCTCCAGGATTAGAGGATGGCAGACCAAAATATTGAGCTATGGGGGAAGAGCTATTCTTATTAAGTCAGTGTTGCAATCCCTTCCAATCcacctgctgtcagctatcACCCCTACAGTCACTACCCTTAAACAAATTACAAGCCTTATGGCAGATTTTTTCTGGGGCtgggacaaagaaaagagaaaataccattgggcatcctGGGAGACACTCAGCTACCCTGTggaggaagggggtattggtatgaaaaacATACAACATGTGTGCTTGGCCTTgcaatacaaacagtggtggaccttcaggtccaagaagacactatggggagAATTCTTAaaggctaagtactgccaaAGAGCACATCCAGTGATAAAAAAATGGAATACAGGTCAATCTCTTATGTGGAAGCATATGGTggcaaataaaatgaatattgagcctcatataaatTGGCACATCAATTCAGGTACATGCAGCTTTTGTGGGATGATTGGATGGGTATAGGACCCCTAGCTAATCACAATAGCTATCTACCAAGGCTCAATAATACTACAGTCTCTGAATACCTGGAGAATGGGGAATGGAATATGCAGAAAATTAGAAAAGATGCCCCTCCTCAGCTGGTGCAGCAGATACTTGGCACTGATATTATCTACAAACACAACATATCTGATCAAGCTTGCTGGAAACTGAATTCTCATGGTGGCTTCACATGCAAATCTGCTTGGGAACAAATCAGGGAGAAGAAAGCTAGGACCTTAATTGATGGCAACACTTGGCACACCAACATTCCTTTCAAAGTTTCCTTTCTACTTTGGAGAGCTCTCAGATATAAGCTG
It contains:
- the LOC129895194 gene encoding transcription factor DIVARICATA-like is translated as METLFSTSFLPNSREWTKEENKQFESGIAIYDENTPDRWFKVAALIPGKSVVDVINQYKELVADVSDIEAGLVPNPGYFASSITLELVDHSGLQTFRKRGSKSSDQERKKGVPWTEEEHRRFLMGLEKYGKGDWRNISKKMVISRTPTQVASHAQKYYQRQLSGGKDKRRPSIHDITTAHFTVDASSQVYNINSLSKEKFYSTTTASFQKFTTTTDIVNCWNPTLSSHHEDHMDFGSSFVAYPYEIASQSWDEHGDITIDANSQLQFQSTRYQI